Within Coffea arabica cultivar ET-39 chromosome 4e, Coffea Arabica ET-39 HiFi, whole genome shotgun sequence, the genomic segment TTTTCTTCAAACCGGGAATAGGAACGGCAGCAGAGCGCCCGGGGTCCCATCTTATTAGTCCGGACAAATTACGTAACAAGTCTAATAATGTCTAGGATCAATGAAATGCCGTTAATTGGACACATAAGTACCTTCTCATTTAAATTGTATTTAATTTGAAATAATGGACTACACAATCcttttgaaacatttttaaCGGTCAAATATCAACTAATAGACTTGCTAAGTAGAAGGACTAAAAAATGGATTAACTTAGTCGATACTCGAATTGAGTTCGACTTGATGAGAGATTGTTTCGCTAACTAATTAAGCCAAATTTGAATAACATTTTGTATTGTATAACTTTCAAATTCGATAAAAATTTCGTTCAAACTTGATTCTACAATTAAAACAATCTTTCAGCCTtaccaaaatttcaaacttgAACAAATTTTCATAGtcgttaaaataatcaaacaagtttAAACATTCGAATATTCGATTTGATTAGATTTATTCATAGTTCTACCAAGTAATGGTTTGGACCGACTTAAAATTTCTCCCCTACCACTCCTATGATCCTATCCCTATTCCCAGTCCACTTCGGGGAGCAAAGGCATtgattttcattgcatttgatttgaaaaattttatcgACGGGTTGCGGACATATAGAGTTTCAAgatatttatttattcttattgGGAAGAAGTACTCCAATATACTAAATTTATAGAAGTTAGGCCTCACATCAAAAGGTCCACAAAGTAAAGCCAAACAACTAGAGTACATTCATACATAGCAGCATCTACAAATTTTCTGGGCACCTCACCCCATTTTAGTCGTCCGAAAATATTTCCCTCCTCTCTTACGCTACCCACTTCTTCAAATCCATTTGtcaaataatttttcttttttaatggtCAAGCAAAGCCTTCATTGGCAACAAATTAATCCgtttaattaaaattaattgAAAGTAATCTAGTTTTAGGAATTGAATTACTTTAAGTTATCTTCTTTCAATGATACGATACATATTTGATAGCCCATCTACGATGCATGGAGTCTGTATTAGAAAGTCTGAATGGGAGCATTTAACccaactttttttcttttttttttttggttaaaggAATACTCCTAATCTTATAAAGTAGAAAGGGAAAGGTTTGAGAGTTAATTCAGAGATCATACAATCACTGATTATTATCTCTATTAACATCTCGATTCTAAGGACTCGAGATAGCTTTTTTTACGTATATCCCTGGGGTAGCTTTCTACATATAGCTCTAACTAGTTccattaattttgtattttgcaACCTACTTAATTTCATTCTTAATTAGAGCATTTCACCGATGTTGTctctttttttgaccaaaaaaaattgaaaaaaaaggtTTGTTATCCTGCCTCCAAATGAGTCTAGATGAATATAGAGTAAATAATTTCTATAAAAACATTTTTGCACAATAACTTTTGTTAAGGGTTTGAGCACGGATACATTGCCAATTCCTGAAAATAAGTGGGAGTTTATTCGTCAAAGGTTCATAAGGCTAATCaataattatattaaaaaatatatatcttATGAGATTCTAATAGTATTGCACTCCCTATTTTTGTTACAACAGAAAATCAATCAAATGTTTTAATAAAGGTAGGGTCAAACTATCATTGAAGGTGATTCTCTATATTATATACATGAAATTCACTTATTTACTGGTACAATTATGAGATTATGCACTCATATTCAGCGAGTTGTGTCATGGATCGCGTGTCAGGTGAATTATTAGACTCACAATTAGGTCTCACCCAAGCCATCGAGCCCTATCACACTTGTTAATTAGCAGTGTCAAGGTCCGCCATGTCTACAAAAGCACTTTTATTCAGCTCGTTTATCacgtttatttttttttttggtcacttGTCATCATCTACGTCTACACATACTCTCAATCCTAATCTAACTTATATTAGGGGGTGACCCAACAGGGTCATGGAAAACCGATGGGAGGTCAAGGGTCGACACTACAGGTGATGGCCAGCTCCACTAAAGGGAGTTGGTTTCGTTTATCACGCTTACACGTTAAATCAATtttcaaaacagaaaaattggAGCATGCAACTAATATTTGGGGAAATGGAGCCTTTTTTATTCCAGTTCTGTTCAGTTATATAAATTGATTGACAAAAAGATGATGAGGGGTATTTTTACTTTAGATAAGTACAGTATAGCTAAAAAGTAGTTTTGTAGGGCAAAATAGTAAAATTGTACTGTTATTCAATATTAGAGGTATTATCCTAgagaaataatttttatttcaagATTTGTTAATTTAACTTTTTATACCCGTTAGACTAAAGTACCTTTCCCTATTTACCAATTGTTTCACTAACCAATCttatagaaaaataaaagaaagttagaataattaaaaactatttttacttATAAAAGTAAATACATTACAAATAAGTTGTTTTGTACTCTAAAATAGCAAAATTGCACAGTCAAAAGTAATTTGTTGCTCCTCAATTTGGTAATTCAAATTCTTTTCATCGTAAGACAACTAGACAACCTTTCCCTTTTTCAAAACAATTTCACTTATAAATTATGAAGAGAAGAAAATTAGAGCGATTCAAACATTTTAAATTTGATGATAGTAAATGCAGGTCAAGAAATCTTTTTGTAGGGCTAAATATTAAAATTGTACCACCATTAAACAGCAAACCGAGGtcctcaaaaaaattttctttatttcattgATTTAGTCATTTGGTTATTTGTCTCCCATTATTTTGCACAAACAATATTTAAGTAATAGTAAAATTGGGGATCCTGCAAGgccacaaaaaaaattaattaaaagaaatattgtgaaCGTTATCATGCTTCTTCTAAAACGAATTTTGGTAAGGCTTTAAGCTCCAACTGGTGCTTTCCCTTAAACCCTATATGTTTCCAAGTGGTGGTTAGGATTGAACGGAGTTAGGGAACACTCTTGTAGATAGTCATACTAGTCTATGAGATAAGAGGAGATAAACATTGGGGGAGAGAAAGAAACCATGCAAAAGAATAACATATGTGGgaaactaatgttaaatctttTTCTAGCAGAGAGGGATGAAATTTATGAAACGACGGAATTTTTTTTGCTAGCACGGGAGGAGTGAAatttaagaagtaagaaaagAGCAAGATgattaaaatctaaaacttataatttatgagatttcaattttaataattttaatcaTTAGATCAAAATCTTCTTGATCGGGATATGTCGGAAACCAGTCAACCAAGTTGCCAGTTTCAACTTTCATCTAACGGCGCCGTCCCTATTAACAGGCAGCGGCGCTAAGACTGTCCCCAAACTTTGTCccgcctaaaaaaaaaaaaaaagaaactacttTTTTGAGTGTAAAAGGTCCTTAGAGCATCCTTACCTCCAGTATTCCATATTCCTTGTGCGTTTAATGTTATTGCCAAACAAATTCATCATGAATTCCCTATTCTCTTCGTTAGGTTAGTCAAAAAAGTCCTATAGTCTCAATCAACTTTCCCGCATAACGAACTTTATGCTTTTTGAATGTCTTTCTCACCTAATCTAATACTTAAATTTAACTAGTGATGAAGCAATATTACAAATGGCAAAAAAATGTGAAGAGTCGTCCGATTTGAGAGAAGCCAATGAATGTAATGGTGGGAAAGGAAAAACAATATCCAtccatttgagattttttttttttttttatggaataaaacatcataatttcattaaaatatgtACTATTTACGGTAATTGTAATTTCAAGAACATCTATGCATGCTTCCAAACATATAAAACTACAACATAAAActtgaaaaaatatttcaaaaatataaaataaaataatcataATGATGTTACTAAGATAATTCCATATGGTTACATACAATAAGAACAAGAAGAAAGTTGCACATTAAACTTGCCACGACTGAACCAGATATCTGGCTAAGCCATTGTATGCTTCTAACTCAAACTTTACAACATCAGCAGGTACTCCCCTTTGATCGAGTTCTTCCTGCAAATACCCTTGCTCATTAGAAAGTTTATCATCTACAGTCTAGAGATGGCAAACATGATAGTTGTATTTCCTAATAAACGGATTGTAGAGACTGTTTTGTGTTtctctatctttcttttctgttACCTTCCGACAGCATTTTGTTCTGGATTTCTGCAGAAGCTTTATCTTCCAGTTCCTGGCCCCGAGTCCTATGCATTCGATTCTGCAGGTCGAGGACCATACGCAAGCCTTGCAGATGGAAGGGTTTTCAGATATCTAGGGCCTGCCGTTGGCTTTGTCGAGTATGGATACACCAAAGCAGATAGGCAAGAATTCTTTCTCCTTTGCACAATTTTTTTCATATCTTCCAGGGTTTGTAGCGGTGCATTCATTTCTTTAAGAGTAGAAAGTTTGAAAGTTTTTGCAAAAGCTGACAAATTGACGAGAGATTCACCTCAAAATGAATCGTTTGTTTTCCGCACCTAATATATATAATCAGTGATCTTTCTACTTTCGAAAATTATCTAGGCCTAGGCGCTTTTGTGATGGCACTAACAGAACGGATATATCACAAATCTGTGGGAGGCCAACGGGCTTGGGGTTTTACTACAAGACTGGTGAGCTCTTCCTGGGAGATGCTGATCTAGGCCTTGTTGTCATACCGTCTGGAGGAGGTCCTGGAATTCAACTTGCCTCCAGTGCAGAGGGAGTGAGATTTGGCTTCCCTGATGGCCTTGAAGTTGATCAAGCAACTGGAATGGTCTACTTTACTGATGCAAGTTCCCGCTACAATCTCAGGTTTGCCAAGACAatctaacctttttttttttaattggcaaGTTCTGTATGCAGGGGAGGGATATCAACCCTGATTTTATACTTTTCCTGAATTTTGATTCAAAACATGTTTTCTTTGCAGTCAAATTAATAATATAGTTTCCAATCGAGATGCAACGGGAAGGTTACTAAAGTACGATCCAAGAACGAAAAACGTTACGGTGTTGCTCAGGGGACTTTCAGGGGCAGCTGGGGTGGCAATCAGTGAGGATGGCTCATATCTTCTTGTTACGCAATTTGTGATAGGGCAAGTTTCGAAGTATTGGTTGAAGGGTCCGCTGGCAAATACAGCAGAAGTTTTGGTAAACATGACAGGAATGCCGGATAAGATCAAGAGGAACACTAAGGGAGAGTATTGGATTGCAGTAACTGTTACAAGCAAAAATTCAACACAACTTCAAGGACAAAGGATCGATGGAGATGGAAATATCTTGGAAACACTAACATTTAGCCCTGATTTTGATTCGTCATTGATCACAGAAGTTCAAGAGTATAAGGGTGCACTATATTTAGCTTCTCTATACGTTGGATATGTTGGAGTATACAGGTGATTTCCGTATAATGTCAAGGTTCCATAAGAGGGGAATTAGATATGGATGTTAAGTTGGATCGATCCTCTGTATATGTGACATCTTGTAATGCCATTTGAGCTGAAATCTGTAATAAGACTATTTTAGTGAATAAATTTCATACCAATTAATAATTACTTggtctttttctttatttcaagAGAATATCGATAAGAATCATAATGGCACTGCACAGATACTGTGAttttgaacattataagtaataTAAATTTAAACTATACTATTGTATAACGTCTAAgattttaaaaaacacttttgagTATCTAATTTATAGGCGGTGAAATACTTCATATTCAAGAATAACATTAGGAGATTTCGTTTAGTGTTTCTTTTATAATATTCTTTTTTAAATGGGAGATCTTGAACCGGAATCTCATACTCGTAATTCTTCGAAACTTACCGTCCAAATCCAACTCTTCTCAAATAGTTTAGGTTGTATTATGTTACAATCGACggtgctctttttttttgttcctacTGCAATTAATAGTTGAAAGATATCTATAACTCCCAAACTTATACCATCTATACCTCTGctcttttcttttgataaaCAAAGCTTCCAATCCCCGCGTCAAAGTTTGCTGCAACGTAACAACACTGCCAGAATCGTGACGGGACTTCTACCAAAGCTTTTAGCTTTGATCATTTGATGATTTTGACTTAACTGTTGGGGCtacaataaagaaaatttaaacTAGATTAGGCTGATCATCTTCTCATTTAATTTATTATCTGGGAGGACCACCAATCAGTTGGTAGactatttattcaaaaattgtatACATTTTGCCTCATATATTTTGTACATCAATTAGTTGGTAGACTTTGTCTTCtcctttttaaattcattttataTTGTACCTCTTTCAAGTTTAGCCTaccgggttgttccatgaaaaTGACTTAGGAATCCTACAATAATTGGAAGaccaaattttattttcttcagtATGTGTATAGCTAGTATATAATTGCAAACAAGCACCAATGAATTTGATCAAGGATCCTACTCAGGATTAAGGGAAAATGGAAATCAATTTGAAGCTGCCTAAGCATGATTAAGGAAAAAGGGAACTTGATTAAGGCTTTAAATCCCATCCCAGGGATCCTAAGTATAATTTCCCAATAATATATTCTTGAAATTCACCAACCACGTTATCATTGAATTGCAAGGTTTTCTAAATTGGCTGTTGTTGCATGACTGCCACAGCCACCCAAAAAAATCAGGCACAGGTGTTCTTTTAATAGGGCTTCGAGACTAATTCATATTTACGAGGAGGTAGCCTTTGGACCATCTaaccaaaattttccaattttcgactaGCAATGATTTATACTCCTAAATTTTGAACAAACTAAGgttgcatttgataaaactgaagtctgaaatttgaaatttgaagtttgaattcattaaattattgaattgttaaatattaaatctaatacatttgagtacatatcacattcagtgataagtgaataacttatcacttaattttgggagcaagttttACTTAGAAAATtaagtgccacttaattaatccAGATGTTCAACTTTTTATTATCAAACTGgatgaatatgttaagatctgaattcattaaatttaaatgctgaattgaattatcaaagaGGGCCTAACTATTGGATAGAGCTTTTCTTCTATAATTACAAGAAAATTATTTACATTGATTATTCTAAggagaaattttagattttattttttctgcTGACCAAAATTTTCTGTGTCTTTGTTTTTGGTCACATAGAAGTAATTTGTTCTAATCCAAGAGCAAACCATCTTTTATAACGGGTGCAAATAAAACCTTAAGAATAGTGATATTTTACGCCTCAAAATCGTGATCAACAGCATGAAATTTCTTGACTTCCCTCACCTACGTACATGTGCTTCAGCTAATTATTCTACAAGTAGGTCGAAAGTTGATTCTAGAATGCGACCTCTTTTGATAATCATCCAAATCTCGCATGATACAGAGATGTTCGCGGAATTATTTGGTTTGTCCCATGTAAACTATAACTCGAGATTgactttaaaaataataataatgacaaAAAGCAAAAAGCTACAACATGCGATAATTAACACACACATAAGTATGCCTGTATGCTgtatattttgtttttctttttttccctataAAAACTATCTAAGGTCAAGTTTattctaaaattattttatgttttgtgaAGGAAGTGCATAAGTTtatcaactaaaaaaaaaagaaaaaaaaaacctgccGGCCCCTTTCcgttttttaaatttcactcttcCCCtactaaaaaatttaaaaaaaaattaaagaaaaatgtaaacGTGAATGTTGGTTTTAAGGGACAAAACATTCTTTGATGAGAATAACTgacattttctctttttttttttttttctaaacttCATGTTATGGAGTTGGTAGAGGTTTATATACTAAATTGTCTAGTACTCGATATttcttagggataatttcagaaacctccccggAGGTTTTTGACAtttacactaacctcccctgtgatttgaacaattacactgacctcccctgaggttactaatcctttacaaatttagtccaaatgattaaaatattgttttagagagtgaaattagaattttgtacctgatttgtcctttgtactacatgtccaatgaatgacaaagtattacaaattaatgaataattaataaactttaaggagcGTAGTTTATAGGTAAATATGTATTACTtatttaaagtaccaactctttacgagtattttactttcaaacatttactttattacaaatatttattctcaaatacagatttgtatttactctcaaatatttaatttttgttaaatacaaaacctaccagtttttcttccatagaaatattaatataacactttttcaattttagttataaatatttatgtatttaacataaattaaatgattcaggatataatactcataaagagctaatactttactcatgtaatggatgaaaatcataaaaaattaatactttatcggccatttcttttttaaaaaaatatttaatttatattaaatagataacctactgattttctttttgcgagaatattactgtaacactttttaatttttaattacaaacgttaatatatttatcataaattaaatatttgaaaataaaatatctgtaaagagtcggtactttaaatagattatgtgtatttgcctataaactatactCTTTAAAGGAAGGAGTGTAGTTTATTGATTTAAGTAAGGagtgtagtttataggcaaatacacataacctatttaaagtaccgactctttacagatattttattttcaaatatttaatttatgataaatatattaacgtttgtaattaaaaattaaaaagtgttacagtaatattctctcaaaaagaaaatcagtaggttatctatttgatataaattaaatattttttaaaaaaagaaatggcccataaagtattaattgtttatgattttcatccattacatgagtaaagtattagctctttatgagtattttatcctgaatcatttaatttatgctaaatacataaatatttataactaaaattgaaaaagtgttatattaatatttctacggaagaaaaactggtaggttttttATTTAacgaaaattaaatatttgagagtaaatacaaatctgtatttgagaataaatatttgtgataaagtaaatgtttgaaagtaaaatatccgtaaagagttggtactttaaataagtaatacgtatttgcctataaactacgctccttaagtttattaattattaattaatttgtaatactttgtcattcattggacatgtagcaTAAATGGcaaatcaggtacaaaattctaatttcactttctaaaacaatattttaatcatttggactgaatttataaaggattagtaacctcaggggaggtcagtgtaattgttcaaaccacaggggaggtgagtgtaaatgtcagaaacctcaggggaggtttctgaaattatccctatttcttaTTAGTCTTTTCTCACTTgggaaaaatgcagttttggttGTCATGTTTGGTCTGTATACCAAACTGATCCTTAACACTTTGACCAAATCAAAACTggtccacaaaaaaaaaatcttaggcAAGTTTATAATAATTGATGGAAATTTAACAATCCTAATGGTCAAAATTAAATTGCCAAAagctaaaattttttgttttacaatTTTAGTCCCTCAGGTTTGAAATTTGAATAGCTGTACTTAAATTTCAAATAGTGATCTCCAGAAATTTAGGATGAGATGAGATGAGAATCAGATTGAAATTGAACTCAGAATTCTAATTATAACCAAGAAACAACAAGTGAAAAAGCTAATTAAACGAACATTTTTGGATTTAGTATAGGAACTAAATGCTGAGATGGAGAGGAGAAGATTCTTAAGGCATCACTTGCAGACTACACTGTTATCGGTTCTATGCCCTGGTTGTTGATGCGTGATTTCAATATCGATCAGCTACTGCTCTGAGAAATTAGGAGGTACAGGATATGGTCTATCTACCTGTAATATCTGAATTCAGGGAATGTCTTGAGTTTGTTGATGTTGATGACTTACCCAACCAAAAGATATCGCTTGACATGGTGCAACAAACAAGATGAAGAAGATAGACTATTATATTGCAAACTGAACAGAATAATGTGTAATGATGAATGGCTTGCAGCTTTTTCTCTCATTGAAGCTGCGTTTCTAGATCCTTTAATATCTGACCATATTCCTGTATTTGCCCATATTAAAGATGATCTCAATGCAGGTCCCAAACCTTTTTAATTTTAGAAGTACTTGGATGGGGCATGATAAGTGATAACTTGATTTAACGTTCTAACTTAGCcaggcatgcatattcatatTTGAAGGGGATCCTGTGAATGTGATTTATAGAAAGCTAAGTCTTTGAAATTTGAACTGAGAACCTTAGATAGAAGAAACTACAGCAACATCTCCTTGAGAACTCAGAAAGCTAGAGAGGAGCTCTGTAGTACTCAACGAACAGCTGCTGATTACCCCTCATGATGGAATGCTTTAGGAAGCTAAAAGACGTTATCAATGTTGCTGTATGCTGAATTGGCTCAGGTAGAGGAGAGTTTTTACAAAGCAAAATCCAGAATTAGAAAGTTGCAAGAGAGGAATGCAAAtacagcattttttttttcataggaAACTGAAATTTCACTCTGCTCACAGGAAGATCCTTACCTTGACTGACTCCAGGGGTATTAAGCTGACAAATTATGAGGATGTAAAGGCGGAAGCAGTTAGGTACTATCAGACATTATTTAGAAATCAAAGGCCATATTCTGATAATTTGGAAGCAAGGTTGAGTTCCATTATCCAGAATAAACTTACGGCTGAGCAAGGGTGTAGTTTGGTCAAAGATATTACTAATGCGGAAATTCATCAACACTCTGGTGTGACAGCTCCTGGACCTAAGGGTTATACTGTGGAATTTTTAAAAAGGAACTATTCTCTTGTGGGACAAGATGTGATAAATGTCGTTAGATACTATTAATTTCTCCACCGGCACTGTGAGTAATGATCTAAATAGCCCAATTTCCTCCTCAGTGCTAAAAGTTGCTTCACCTGTGTGTTGTAACGTGTTGTACAAAGTTTACTCCAAAGTATTGACAGAAAGATTAAATGGAGCGGTGGATGGAgggatttgatatatgtgagggaaaaaggtgataggaaaatgtgatccaaacacaacctaagtattctaaaaaatttttcttGACCACTGGACCAATCTCAATGGTTACGTATTTTCTTCTCTTAATCAAAGTATGAAATTTGCACAAAACAACACCCTCAGTAGGGTTCTTCAATtatcaaaaatttcaccaacagcTATGATATCATGGTTATGCTTTCGTGATATATTTTATTTGAATCAAAAGTAATGCAATCACTAGCCGTAGCCTAGTAGTTATCCGAGTACTAGCTGACGAAACACCTTCAAGTTCAAGGCTTTTATAGACAACAAGgggaatttaacaaaaatacgAGGGAGGCAACCGTAATTAATCTAAAAGCTCTTATAATATGAAGCTACCCACGGGCGGACGACCCCCGCCAGTttgaaaacccgaaaggacgAAACACGCAACCGCAACCAACAGTAATTTCACCTCTCTTCAATTGAAAATGTTTGTTTTTTGTGGGCTAATGATTGCATGAAAATCAGTAATTATTGCTTATGTTGTATTCAGGTGAATTGTTAATCACAGTACaggttgaagagttttggttttggtttccGTGTATGCCCGCAAGTTGTTTGACAAAATGCTTAAGAGAAAGCTGATCAGTTGTTCTTGTTTTTCCATGCTATATTGAAAATGATTAGGTAATATATGGATGTCAATCACTGTTATTTGGATGGTAATGCGGATGCTGTGGAGTTTTGTCCCCATGACTCGTTTCAGCATGTCCTCGCTGCCTCCACCTACACGCTAGAAGAAGGTGATCAGCCTAAACGATCTGGTAGCATATCACTTTTTGATGTTGATGCTGAGGTGGGTCGTCTTCAGTTGACTTACAGAGTGGAAACAGCTGGGATTTTTGATATAAAATGGAGCCCAGTAGGGGGAGATGTTGTACCTTTTCTTGCTCAAGCTGATGCTGATGGTTACTTAAGGATACATCGACTTGAATGTTGTGTGGAGAGCTCAGAAACATCGGGTATGCTTGAGACCATTATTGGTTGATGTTCCATTTTTCAATTTGTCTCTTTATTGTTGGTAACTTTATGAAATGTGAGACTGCCTCATTTTCCTTAGTCTCGTACTTTTAGTAAATTCTTATGCTTCCCTCCTTGATTTGTGTAACCTGTGGATATCATTTTCCTACAAAAAAGGGAAACAAGGGAAGAACAAGAATATGAAGATCCGACCTTTTCTGAGATTGCTATCTTTGCTGGTTCTTGGATTGAAGGAAAATGCAAGAAATCTATATCGAAAATGAACAAAATGGACTTTGAAGATTCCAGCCTTTTATGTATAATTCTGCTGAGATGTATTGATTAAAACAAATGGTTATGTACTGTCATTAGAACAGTAAATCACCTCCAACAGCAAAAGACTTCATTTAATAGATGTGCTTTCTTTCATATTACCATGAAATTTAATGGATGTGCTTCTCAGAACTCTTTACTTGTCATGCACAAATTTTAATTGGATATCGTTTCATTTGCAACCTTGAATTACAAAATTATGTTTAGATGTTTATAGAAGCCCGGTTTATTTGCTATCAATGATCTAATAGGCTACTTCAGTATACTCGTCGAAAAGGAAGAAGTTCCAGTACTTCTGTTTGAGTGTTAATATCTAATTGCTACAAGGCATCTGGCTCCGCATGACCATGATGAGAAGACAATTCTTTGTGCATTTAATGTGATCTCAGAATATTTTCCTGGCATGGGATTCAAAGTAATCCTGTTTTGAGTTTGAATGCAAGATAGGATGTGTGAACCTCTGAAAGCTAAATTTGTTAGTTGTTATGTACTTCCAAGATCCACAGTCACAGAAAAAGCTGGAGCTCATTTGTCAACAGCACCAACCTTCCTGATGGTTGGCTGCATTTGAGTGCTTGTCACAAGGTTATATTAGTAGCACTGGGAGCTTTGCATTTGAATTCTGTTTCTAGGCTGGTAAAAGTTGAAAAATGAGCAATATGAACATATGCGTTGCTTGAATGCCAGCCAAAAATCCAAATGTTTCATATGTTTTTTTACTTCACTTAAGTTAAACATATGTGATTTCCAGTTGAAATTCCCTGGTTTCGTCATCTTTAACTATATAATCCATCTTCTTTTGGGATTTATAGTTGTTCATTGATGCAGGAAATTTTCTCAAAGAGTATTGTTATGAGCATGTGAGTTCGTCCATGTGCTTGTGTCTAGACTGGAATCCTTCTGCCACCTCCATCACTGTGGGACTTTCAGATGGGTCAGTCTCAATAATTTCCCTCACAGAGTCGCAGCTGAGTACTGTACAAGAATGGAAAGCACATGACTTTGA encodes:
- the LOC113741259 gene encoding protein STRICTOSIDINE SYNTHASE-LIKE 12, whose protein sequence is MLLTQTLQHQQKLYLPVPGPESYAFDSAGRGPYASLADGRVFRYLGPAVGFVEYGYTKADRPRRFCDGTNRTDISQICGRPTGLGFYYKTGELFLGDADLGLVVIPSGGGPGIQLASSAEGVRFGFPDGLEVDQATGMVYFTDASSRYNLSQINNIVSNRDATGRLLKYDPRTKNVTVLLRGLSGAAGVAISEDGSYLLVTQFVIGQVSKYWLKGPLANTAEVLVNMTGMPDKIKRNTKGEYWIAVTVTSKNSTQLQGQRIDGDGNILETLTFSPDFDSSLITEVQEYKGALYLASLYVGYVGVYR